A stretch of Patescibacteria group bacterium DNA encodes these proteins:
- a CDS encoding 50S ribosomal protein L25 encodes MPTLKVKSRKIFGKKVKKLRKAGLIPAILYGHGKTPQAIEVEKIPFEKIFKQTGESTLIDLIIDDQLPVKALIHDIQYDPLTEKISHIDFYQVKEKEKVTVEVDLKFLGEAPAVKEKGGILVHQLTKIKIECLPKDLIHEIEVDLSLLRELNDLIRIKDLKTPTTIRVLHNLEDVVVSVSAPKVEKEEIKGEEVVSEGKEETSIPQTPGSKKEESQ; translated from the coding sequence ATGCCAACTCTTAAAGTAAAATCAAGAAAAATTTTTGGCAAAAAAGTCAAAAAATTGCGCAAAGCCGGTTTGATTCCAGCCATTCTTTATGGTCACGGGAAGACGCCTCAAGCGATCGAAGTTGAAAAGATACCATTTGAAAAGATTTTTAAACAGACCGGTGAGAGCACTTTAATTGACTTAATAATTGACGATCAATTGCCAGTTAAAGCCTTAATTCATGACATTCAATACGATCCTTTAACAGAAAAAATTTCTCATATTGATTTTTATCAAGTGAAAGAAAAAGAAAAAGTAACTGTTGAAGTTGATTTGAAATTTCTTGGTGAGGCCCCAGCCGTTAAAGAAAAGGGAGGTATTCTTGTTCATCAATTGACGAAAATTAAAATAGAATGTTTACCAAAAGACTTGATTCATGAAATAGAAGTTGATCTTTCCTTATTGCGTGAATTAAATGATTTGATTAGAATTAAAGACCTAAAAACTCCAACCACTATTCGGGTTCTTCATAATTTAGAAGACGTGGTTGTTAGCGTTTCTGCGCCAAAAGTCGAAAAAGAAGAAATCAAAGGAGAAGAGGTAGTTAGTGAAGGAAAAGAGGAGACATCAATTCCCCAAACACCAGGGAGTAAAAAAGAAGAAAGTCAATGA
- a CDS encoding FtsW/RodA/SpoVE family cell cycle protein: protein MSIFTALIRKFKSFDWTIFFLFVLILIFSLVIHYSLSLGLEKNAASIFIRHLIFILFGLFLFFLFSLIDFRLLNFSAYLLYFLTLLLLILVLIFGKSFHGVKGWFFFGPVYFQPVELAKIVLIIVLAKILSEKLKKGLRLKDLFFSFVILFSLVFPILLQPDFGSALVICAVWLLMMILNLKKIKYLGYIFLILFLIFLFFWHFLFKDYQKARIITFLSPTSDPLGRGYQIAQAKIAIGAGGLFGRGIGAGSQAQLRFLPASQTDFIFAALAEEFGFLGAGSLLVLFLTFFLKMIKVARNIYDDFSFFLILGLAFNILIQAIINVSMNLGLLPIIGIPLPFISYGGSALIMNCLSLGLVQSAIIHQTLTKKEGRV, encoded by the coding sequence ATGTCAATTTTCACCGCCCTAATCAGAAAGTTTAAATCATTTGACTGGACAATATTTTTTTTATTTGTTCTGATTTTAATTTTCAGCTTGGTTATTCATTATAGCCTTTCTTTAGGTTTAGAAAAAAACGCCGCCAGTATTTTTATTAGACATCTGATTTTTATTCTTTTCGGTCTCTTTCTTTTTTTTCTTTTTAGTTTGATTGATTTCCGACTTCTCAACTTTTCTGCCTATTTACTTTATTTTTTAACACTTCTTCTCTTGATTTTAGTTTTAATTTTCGGAAAAAGTTTTCACGGCGTTAAGGGTTGGTTTTTTTTCGGTCCGGTTTATTTTCAACCAGTGGAATTGGCAAAAATTGTCTTAATTATTGTTTTAGCGAAAATTTTATCTGAAAAATTAAAAAAAGGACTGAGGTTGAAAGACTTATTCTTCAGTTTTGTGATTTTATTCTCTCTTGTTTTTCCTATTTTACTTCAACCAGACTTTGGTTCAGCCTTGGTCATCTGTGCCGTTTGGTTATTAATGATGATTTTGAACCTTAAGAAAATTAAATATCTAGGCTATATTTTTCTGATTCTCTTTTTAATTTTCCTTTTTTTCTGGCATTTTCTTTTTAAAGATTATCAGAAAGCAAGAATTATAACTTTTCTTTCTCCAACCTCAGATCCGTTAGGTCGGGGCTACCAAATTGCTCAAGCCAAAATTGCCATTGGTGCTGGCGGTCTTTTTGGTCGAGGGATTGGTGCTGGTTCTCAGGCCCAATTAAGATTTTTACCAGCCAGTCAGACAGATTTTATTTTTGCCGCCTTGGCTGAAGAGTTTGGTTTTTTGGGGGCAGGCTCCCTCCTTGTTTTATTTTTAACGTTTTTTTTAAAAATGATTAAGGTGGCAAGAAATATTTATGATGATTTTAGTTTTTTTCTTATTCTTGGTTTAGCGTTTAATATTTTGATTCAGGCTATCATTAATGTCAGCATGAACTTGGGTCTTTTACCAATTATTGGTATTCCCTTGCCCTTTATTAGTTATGGGGGGAGTGCTTTAATAATGAATTGTCTTTCCCTTGGTCTTGTTCAGAGTGCAATTATTCATCAAACATTGACAAAAAAAGAAGGCAGGGTATAA
- a CDS encoding DUF3048 domain-containing protein — protein sequence MTKISLFLLIIVFSLILFLWLNSYLFHQPKIYFNQIENQSPVLSNEQGDKQGEGKNNRLLDGSTVERNKESLLPVTVILENLSGAPKPNLSLASIIYEVPVEGGVTRFLAIFDLDNLPENLGPIRSARSYFAEIAEEYKALFIHAGGSADVLFKLKQGFYKLFDLNEISWQGKYFYRSSEPAPHNLYIKKESIEKFLTEQKINPEAKFAPWLFEEKELAKGKIEKINLAFSPIYQVKWQYDSKNNEYQYWQNGKIYLDKDGQELRVKNLILQYIEMTIIDAEGRRKIKLTGQGEARVFQNGHVINSRWLKEAGRTRFYDENGKEIKFLPGKSWLGIISKNNRVNY from the coding sequence ATGACGAAAATTTCCCTCTTTTTATTAATTATTGTTTTTTCCCTAATTCTTTTCTTATGGTTGAATAGTTATCTTTTCCATCAACCAAAAATTTATTTTAATCAAATTGAGAATCAGTCTCCAGTCTTAAGTAACGAGCAGGGAGATAAGCAGGGAGAAGGAAAAAATAACCGTCTTCTCGATGGTTCGACTGTTGAACGAAATAAAGAGAGTCTGTTACCCGTGACAGTGATTTTGGAAAATTTATCAGGTGCTCCAAAACCAAATCTTTCTTTAGCCTCAATAATCTATGAAGTACCAGTTGAAGGAGGTGTGACTCGTTTTTTAGCCATTTTTGATTTAGATAATTTACCGGAAAATTTAGGACCAATCCGATCAGCTCGGTCTTATTTTGCCGAAATTGCCGAGGAGTACAAAGCATTATTTATTCATGCCGGTGGTTCGGCAGATGTTCTTTTTAAATTAAAACAGGGCTTTTATAAACTCTTCGACCTTAATGAAATTAGTTGGCAGGGAAAATATTTTTATCGAAGTAGTGAACCTGCCCCGCACAATCTTTATATAAAAAAAGAGTCAATAGAAAAATTTTTAACCGAGCAAAAAATTAATCCAGAAGCGAAATTTGCGCCCTGGTTATTTGAGGAAAAAGAATTGGCAAAGGGAAAAATAGAAAAAATCAACCTTGCCTTTTCTCCGATTTATCAAGTCAAATGGCAGTACGATTCAAAAAATAATGAATATCAATATTGGCAAAACGGAAAAATTTATTTAGATAAAGATGGTCAAGAATTAAGAGTTAAAAATTTAATTCTTCAATACATAGAGATGACGATCATTGATGCTGAAGGGCGACGCAAAATTAAACTGACCGGCCAAGGTGAGGCGAGGGTTTTTCAAAACGGCCACGTTATCAATAGTCGGTGGCTCAAAGAAGCAGGTCGGACGCGCTTTTATGATGAGAATGGCAAAGAAATAAAATTTTTACCAGGGAAAAGTTGGCTAGGTATTATTTCAAAAAACAACAGAGTTAATTATTAA